ACTTAGCAGTAATTGTAAATGGCTTTTACCGAAGTCAAAAAGATCTAAAAGACAATCTGGAATTCAATGTGAAGGCATTGCTCATGGACCGGGTATGGGTTGGAGTAGGTAACCGAATCAACTATGCCACCAATGCCCAATTAGGAATATTGACGAAGCGATTAAGGATCGGATACCTCTATGAGTTCTCAACCGGTGGGGGATACAACCTTCCTGGAAACACCCATGAGTTCACTGCAGTTTTTAACTTATTCAGAGACAACACCCGAAGAACTGACAATGAAGTGCTGATTTGGTAATATTCAGAATCCCTTTAGAAAAAAAATCCCCCAATTAGTATCGAACTTATTGGGGGATTTTTTTGATCAAGTTATTTTTTGACTACCTCAAAGGACTTTTTAGGATTGTATAAGTCATGATCTACTTGGCTTATAGCTCCTTCGATTGCCCCTCTTTCTGATCTTTGCCAAATCAACCAGCCTTTATTATCCCATATCTTTGGGACTTTTGGAGTTTCCACTCCATACTCAGCTATCCATAATTGATATTCTTCAAATTTCGTTGAAGTAAGGTACTTATCTCCAAAGGTGTGATTAGTGTAAATAACTGGTTTAACACCCAGCTTTTGCTCTACGTAGTTTAGCCATTTTAGAACCTCCTCCTGGAATTTTTTAGGGTCTACTGTCCCTTTTATACCACCTTTTTCCAAATCTAAGACTGGCGGCATATCACCTATACCATAATCAATAGTATTAGTAAAAAATTCTGCCTGTTTTATTGGATCAGAATCAGTGGTGTAAAAATGATAGGATCCGTGTGCTAAGTCATATTCATGAGCACCTACTTTATTTTTAGCATATTTTGGGTCTGTAAAAGTTGCCCCTTCAGTTGCTTTGTCATACACAAAAATTATGTTGGCATCTTTTATTTCCTGCCAATTGACATCCCCTTGGAAATGAGATACGTCTATTCCTAAAATAGTTTTAGGAGCTTTAGCTTTCGGAGCCTCAGTAACCGCATTTGGTTCAGGTTTAGTGATAGTATCTTCCGATTCGGATTTCTCGCTACAGGAAA
Above is a window of Algoriphagus machipongonensis DNA encoding:
- a CDS encoding glycoside hydrolase family 25 protein; translation: MKKLPNPIFCMVISCIIFSCSEKSESEDTITKPEPNAVTEAPKAKAPKTILGIDVSHFQGDVNWQEIKDANIIFVYDKATEGATFTDPKYAKNKVGAHEYDLAHGSYHFYTTDSDPIKQAEFFTNTIDYGIGDMPPVLDLEKGGIKGTVDPKKFQEEVLKWLNYVEQKLGVKPVIYTNHTFGDKYLTSTKFEEYQLWIAEYGVETPKVPKIWDNKGWLIWQRSERGAIEGAISQVDHDLYNPKKSFEVVKK